A genomic window from Pseudonocardia broussonetiae includes:
- a CDS encoding ester cyclase — translation MADTAQLAAARRLLDEVWGKGNLDVTHELIAEDFVRHGPDVEGGGVTGREAFKGLVTAYRDGLPDLQVPVIEMFEFGDRVLSTWRVTGTMTGPALGQEPTGRSLDMTGQHLLRFADGRIVEEWCAYDTMGLVQQLGLQPPA, via the coding sequence ATGGCCGACACCGCACAGCTCGCCGCCGCACGACGCCTGCTCGACGAGGTCTGGGGCAAGGGCAACCTCGACGTCACCCACGAGCTGATCGCCGAGGACTTCGTCCGGCACGGTCCCGACGTCGAGGGCGGAGGGGTCACCGGCCGCGAGGCGTTCAAGGGCCTGGTCACCGCCTACCGCGACGGCCTCCCGGACCTGCAGGTCCCGGTCATCGAGATGTTCGAGTTCGGCGACCGCGTGCTCTCGACGTGGCGGGTCACCGGCACGATGACCGGCCCGGCCCTCGGCCAGGAGCCCACCGGCCGGTCGCTCGACATGACCGGCCAGCACCTGCTGCGCTTCGCCGACGGTCGCATCGTCGAGGAGTGGTGCGCCTACGACACGATGGGCCTGGTCCAGCAGCTGGGCCTGCAGCCGCCCGCGTAG
- a CDS encoding Tat pathway signal sequence domain protein produces the protein MTPSPRRVLASSVLGIALLTAWPATASAQTPPPPPSPPVTVAPVPATPGPAVAPTAVPAVPAAPAEGGQVAVVPRGGADTGGGALATAGPDPALLGGALLLGLVGAGAAGVARTRRGRG, from the coding sequence GTGACCCCCTCTCCCCGCCGCGTCCTCGCCTCGTCCGTCCTCGGGATCGCCCTGCTCACGGCGTGGCCCGCGACGGCGTCGGCGCAGACGCCGCCCCCGCCCCCGTCGCCGCCGGTGACCGTCGCGCCCGTCCCCGCGACGCCCGGCCCGGCCGTGGCGCCCACCGCCGTGCCCGCGGTGCCGGCGGCTCCGGCGGAGGGCGGGCAGGTCGCGGTCGTGCCGCGCGGGGGCGCCGACACCGGTGGTGGCGCACTGGCCACGGCCGGCCCCGACCCGGCGCTGCTCGGCGGCGCCCTGCTCCTCGGGCTCGTGGGCGCCGGCGCGGCGGGGGTGGCCCGGACCCGTCGCGGCCGCGGATGA
- a CDS encoding glutamate mutase L has product MTPVHPDTAAVCLDVGSTWTKAVLVRADGGLAGFAEHPTTTGDVLAGMDATVRAVSAAGGSAAEPELLACSSAGGGLRLAVVGSDTLSSTEAGHRVACSAGAHVVHVHAGPLEPADVRALRNSRPGVVLLIGGSDGDDPALLLHNASRLARARIRPPILLAGNTEGRAEALATLLATGRTVVTSENVLPRLGEVVPEPARAALAGLYQRHAIGGRGATVAPRFRRLVRVVTPDAVARGAAELARIRGGKVLLVDVGCATTDVHSVDATGAVRTVEGDLGVRAAAASVLVEGQAEGVVDPVEADLLAPTVARMASEVAFVPSDAGSAAEDRRIAALASVVAVRRHLRARADAADGLGLVVLTGGVFRQRASGNGLGSVIATLCADPVLAAALGDVEVVVDADFTVAPAGLLATHGRADAAEALLRDHLLG; this is encoded by the coding sequence GTGACGCCCGTCCATCCCGACACCGCCGCGGTGTGCCTCGACGTGGGGTCCACCTGGACCAAGGCGGTGCTCGTGCGCGCCGACGGCGGGCTGGCCGGCTTCGCCGAGCACCCGACCACCACCGGCGACGTCCTCGCGGGCATGGACGCCACGGTCCGCGCGGTCTCGGCGGCCGGCGGGTCGGCGGCCGAGCCGGAGCTGCTGGCCTGCTCCTCGGCGGGCGGCGGCCTGCGCCTCGCCGTCGTCGGCTCGGACACGCTGTCCTCCACCGAGGCGGGGCACCGCGTCGCGTGCTCGGCGGGAGCGCACGTCGTCCACGTCCACGCCGGCCCGCTCGAGCCCGCCGACGTCCGCGCGCTGCGCAACTCCCGGCCCGGCGTCGTGCTCCTGATCGGCGGCTCCGACGGCGACGACCCCGCCCTGCTGCTGCACAACGCGAGCCGCCTCGCCCGCGCCCGGATCCGCCCGCCGATCCTGCTGGCCGGCAACACCGAGGGCCGCGCCGAGGCGCTCGCCACGCTGCTGGCCACCGGACGCACCGTCGTGACCAGCGAGAACGTGCTGCCGCGGCTCGGTGAGGTGGTTCCGGAGCCGGCCCGCGCCGCGCTCGCGGGGCTCTACCAGCGCCACGCGATCGGCGGCCGCGGCGCCACCGTCGCGCCCCGGTTCCGGCGGCTCGTGCGGGTCGTCACGCCCGATGCGGTGGCCCGCGGCGCCGCCGAGCTCGCGCGGATCCGCGGCGGCAAGGTGCTGCTCGTCGACGTCGGCTGCGCCACCACCGACGTGCACTCCGTCGACGCGACCGGCGCGGTGCGCACCGTCGAGGGCGACCTGGGCGTCCGCGCGGCCGCCGCGAGCGTGCTCGTCGAGGGGCAGGCCGAGGGCGTCGTCGACCCGGTGGAGGCCGACCTGCTCGCGCCCACCGTCGCGCGGATGGCCAGCGAGGTCGCCTTCGTGCCCAGCGACGCGGGCAGCGCCGCGGAGGACCGGCGGATCGCGGCGCTCGCGTCCGTCGTCGCCGTGCGCCGGCACCTGCGCGCCCGGGCCGACGCGGCCGACGGGCTGGGGCTCGTCGTGCTCACCGGCGGCGTGTTCCGCCAGCGCGCGTCGGGCAACGGCCTGGGCTCGGTGATCGCCACGCTGTGCGCCGACCCCGTGCTCGCCGCTGCGCTGGGCGACGTGGAGGTCGTGGTCGACGCCGACTTCACCGTGGCGCCGGCCGGCCTGCTCGCCACCCACGGCCGCGCCGACGCCGCCGAGGCGCTGCTGCGCGACCACCTGCTCGGCTGA
- a CDS encoding LpqB family beta-propeller domain-containing protein yields the protein MRRATVALAVLLALSGVAGCASVPGSSPVQILRDVTDGETAVLPPGPVDGTDAGGLVRGFVEASGSSADDHGAARLFLAPEAQDWDAGAGFTVLDSQFDTVPSPGAPDPSSDTTRIRIRGSSVGRVTASGSFEPEQAPVQIDVTVVRRNGQWRISELPDGVVLPLDEFRTSYRDVRTWFVDPARRVVVPDLRYLPAFPSRAQASRAMELLLAGPSGALLGAVDSQLDAGARLRSNVALTETGALIVDLTRVGDLDEPGRRLLAAQVVLSLGEVNVARVRLLVDGIPLITGRPELTREDVADLNGDVQPAADVPALVVAGGRLRGLGAGSAGSEQPGPLGNGAYDVESAASSVDGQRVAAVARSSGRRLLLVGGGADGGVAEIGLSAVDMTRPSWTPTGSEVWTVMDSTTVARVLVDGAGTPRTGQVNADELAAFGPIQDLRLSRDGMRVVAVVAGGLYTAAVTRSLDGEAAVRNIRRLRPADLGEVVSADWRSAEAVVAITRRADRLVAQVSVDGLSVQGLLVNNLTPPLGAVAAAPSRAFLVTDQSGVWSFAGGDQDAWRQVLGGAPDAVPFYPG from the coding sequence GTGAGGCGGGCGACGGTCGCGCTGGCCGTGCTGCTCGCGCTGAGCGGCGTGGCCGGCTGCGCGAGCGTGCCCGGCAGCTCCCCGGTGCAGATCCTGCGCGACGTCACCGACGGGGAGACCGCGGTGCTCCCGCCCGGGCCCGTCGACGGCACGGACGCGGGCGGGCTGGTCCGCGGGTTCGTCGAGGCCTCGGGCAGCAGCGCCGACGACCACGGCGCCGCCCGGCTGTTCCTCGCCCCCGAGGCGCAGGACTGGGACGCGGGTGCCGGCTTCACCGTGCTGGACTCCCAGTTCGACACCGTCCCCTCGCCCGGCGCGCCCGACCCGTCCTCCGACACGACGCGCATCCGGATCCGCGGCAGCTCCGTCGGGCGGGTGACGGCGTCGGGGTCGTTCGAGCCGGAGCAGGCGCCGGTGCAGATCGACGTCACGGTCGTGCGGCGCAACGGTCAGTGGCGCATCTCCGAGCTCCCCGACGGCGTCGTCCTGCCGCTGGACGAGTTCCGCACGAGCTACCGCGACGTCCGCACCTGGTTCGTCGACCCCGCCCGCCGCGTCGTCGTCCCCGACCTGCGCTACCTGCCCGCGTTCCCGTCCCGCGCGCAGGCCTCGCGGGCGATGGAGCTGCTGCTGGCGGGTCCGTCGGGGGCGCTGCTCGGCGCCGTCGACTCCCAGCTCGACGCGGGCGCGCGGCTGCGGTCGAACGTGGCGCTCACCGAGACCGGCGCGCTCATCGTCGACCTCACCCGGGTCGGCGACCTCGACGAGCCCGGCCGCCGGCTGCTCGCCGCGCAGGTCGTGCTGTCGCTCGGCGAGGTCAACGTCGCGCGGGTGCGGCTGCTCGTCGACGGGATCCCGCTGATCACCGGCAGGCCCGAGCTCACGCGCGAGGACGTGGCCGACCTCAACGGCGACGTCCAGCCCGCCGCCGACGTGCCCGCGCTCGTCGTCGCGGGCGGGCGGCTGCGCGGGCTGGGGGCCGGGTCCGCCGGGTCCGAGCAGCCCGGGCCGCTGGGCAACGGGGCCTACGACGTGGAGTCGGCGGCGTCGTCGGTCGACGGGCAGCGGGTCGCCGCGGTCGCGCGCTCGTCGGGGCGGCGGCTGCTGCTGGTCGGTGGCGGCGCCGACGGCGGGGTGGCCGAGATCGGGCTGTCGGCCGTCGACATGACCCGGCCGTCGTGGACGCCGACGGGCAGCGAGGTCTGGACCGTCATGGACTCGACGACGGTGGCGCGCGTGCTCGTCGACGGGGCGGGGACGCCGCGGACGGGGCAGGTCAACGCCGACGAGCTCGCCGCGTTCGGCCCGATCCAGGACCTGCGCCTCTCGCGCGACGGGATGCGCGTGGTCGCGGTCGTCGCGGGCGGGCTCTACACGGCCGCCGTGACGCGCAGCCTCGACGGCGAGGCGGCGGTCCGCAACATCCGGCGGCTGCGCCCGGCCGACCTCGGCGAGGTCGTGAGCGCCGACTGGCGCTCGGCGGAGGCGGTCGTCGCGATCACGCGCCGGGCCGACCGGCTCGTCGCGCAGGTGTCGGTGGACGGCCTGTCGGTGCAGGGGCTGCTGGTCAACAACCTGACGCCTCCGCTGGGTGCGGTCGCGGCCGCCCCGAGCCGGGCGTTCCTGGTGACCGACCAGAGCGGGGTGTGGAGCTTCGCGGGCGGCGACCAGGACGCCTGGCGCCAGGTGCTGGGCGGGGCGCCGGACGCGGTGCCGTTCTACCCGGGCTGA
- the mtrA gene encoding MtrAB system response regulator MtrA, whose protein sequence is MKSRVLVVDDDPALAEMLTIVLRGEGFDTAVVADGTRALPAVRELRPDVVLLDLMLPGMNGIDVCRAIRSESGVPIVMLTAKSDTVDIVLGLESGADDYVVKPFKPKELVARIRARVRRTENEPAEQLAIGDVTIDVPAHQVVRHGEQIALTPLEFDLLVALARKPRQVFTREVLLEQVWGYRHAADTRLVNVHVQRLRSKVERDPEHPEVVLTVRGVGYKAGPP, encoded by the coding sequence ATGAAGTCGCGCGTGCTGGTGGTCGACGACGACCCGGCCCTGGCCGAGATGCTCACCATCGTGCTGCGGGGCGAGGGTTTCGACACCGCCGTCGTCGCCGACGGCACCCGCGCGCTGCCCGCGGTGCGCGAGCTGCGGCCCGACGTCGTCCTGCTCGACCTCATGCTCCCGGGCATGAACGGCATCGACGTCTGCCGGGCCATCCGCTCGGAGTCGGGCGTGCCGATCGTCATGCTGACGGCCAAGAGCGACACCGTCGACATCGTCCTGGGCCTGGAGTCCGGCGCCGACGACTACGTCGTGAAGCCGTTCAAGCCCAAGGAGCTGGTCGCGAGGATCCGCGCGCGCGTGCGGCGCACCGAGAACGAGCCGGCCGAGCAGCTCGCGATCGGCGACGTCACGATCGACGTCCCCGCCCACCAGGTCGTGCGCCATGGCGAGCAGATCGCGCTCACCCCGCTCGAGTTCGACCTGCTGGTGGCGCTGGCCCGCAAGCCGCGCCAGGTGTTCACGCGCGAGGTGCTGCTCGAGCAGGTGTGGGGCTACCGGCACGCCGCCGACACGCGCCTGGTCAACGTGCACGTCCAGCGGCTGCGGTCGAAGGTCGAGCGCGACCCGGAGCACCCGGAGGTCGTGCTGACCGTCCGCGGCGTCGGGTACAAGGCGGGCCCGCCGTGA
- a CDS encoding ComF family protein: MGPRLLAAALTDLVLPAGCAACGAPEAPWCPACASLLTGPHRVGLPGLPPTLAVGRYAGPLRTALLRYKERGRRDLAVPLAALLAAGLSGAPVDLVPAPSRAAAARARGGDHVVRLARAAAAGRAGVRVVPVLGLARGAADSVGLDAAQRTANLRGRVHVRAPLRPRPGADVLLVDDVVTSGATLRAAVGAFAAAGVRVDGALVLCDATGAC, translated from the coding sequence ATGGGACCCCGCCTGCTCGCCGCGGCGCTGACCGACCTCGTGCTGCCCGCAGGCTGCGCGGCGTGCGGTGCGCCGGAGGCGCCGTGGTGCCCCGCGTGCGCATCCCTGCTCACCGGGCCGCACCGCGTCGGGCTGCCCGGTCTGCCGCCGACGCTCGCCGTCGGGCGGTACGCGGGCCCGCTGCGCACCGCGCTGCTGCGCTACAAGGAGCGCGGCCGGCGCGATCTCGCCGTCCCGCTCGCCGCGCTGCTCGCCGCCGGGCTCAGCGGGGCCCCGGTCGACCTCGTGCCGGCCCCGTCGCGGGCGGCCGCGGCCCGGGCGCGCGGCGGCGACCACGTGGTGCGGCTCGCCCGCGCCGCGGCCGCGGGACGGGCGGGGGTGCGGGTCGTGCCCGTGCTCGGGCTGGCGCGCGGGGCGGCCGACTCGGTGGGGCTCGACGCGGCGCAGCGCACGGCCAACCTGCGCGGGCGGGTGCACGTCCGCGCGCCGCTGCGCCCGCGGCCGGGGGCGGACGTGCTCCTCGTCGACGACGTCGTGACCAGCGGCGCGACGCTGCGGGCGGCGGTCGGGGCGTTCGCGGCGGCGGGTGTGCGCGTCGACGGCGCGCTCGTCCTGTGCGACGCGACCGGCGCATGTTGA
- the ahcY gene encoding adenosylhomocysteinase — MSVDTTADPTGKLQTRNGIDFAVADLSLHEFGRKEIRLAEHEMPGLMELRREYAEARPLHGARIVGSLHMTIQTAVLIETLVSLGAEVRWVSCNIFSTQDHAAAAIVVGSGTPEEPKGVPVFAWKGETLEEYWWCTEQLFLFRDDQGEIVGPNMILDDGGDATLLIHKGVEYEKTGVVPTVEDEDLTVSDEYRIILDTLRRSLTADPQRWTKVASDIRGVTEETTTGVHRLYQLAEQGALLFPAINVNDSVTKSKFDNVYGIRHSLVDGLNRATDVLIGGKVALVCGFGDVGKGSAAALAGQGARVIVSEVDPICALQALLQGFQVATLESTIEKADIIVTTTGNKDIITTDAMKRMKHQAIVANVGHFDNEIDVAGLGRIPGIIKINIKPQVDEWVFPDGHSIILLSEGRLMNLGNATGHPSFVMSNSFANQVIAQVELFTKFEEYNKDVYRLPKHLDEKVAKIHVLALGGELTKLSKDQAEYIGVDVEGPFKPEHYRY, encoded by the coding sequence ATGTCCGTCGACACCACCGCCGACCCCACCGGCAAGCTCCAGACCCGCAACGGCATCGACTTCGCGGTCGCCGACCTGTCGCTGCACGAGTTCGGGCGCAAGGAGATCCGTCTGGCCGAGCACGAGATGCCCGGTCTGATGGAGCTGCGCCGCGAGTACGCCGAGGCCCGTCCGCTGCACGGCGCGCGGATCGTGGGCTCGCTGCACATGACCATCCAGACCGCGGTGCTCATCGAGACCCTGGTGTCGCTCGGCGCCGAGGTGCGCTGGGTGTCGTGCAACATCTTCTCCACCCAGGACCACGCGGCGGCGGCGATCGTCGTCGGCTCCGGCACTCCCGAGGAGCCCAAGGGCGTCCCGGTGTTCGCCTGGAAGGGCGAGACGCTGGAGGAGTACTGGTGGTGCACCGAGCAGCTGTTCCTGTTCCGTGACGACCAGGGCGAGATCGTCGGCCCGAACATGATCCTCGACGACGGCGGCGACGCCACCCTGCTGATCCACAAGGGCGTCGAGTACGAGAAGACCGGCGTCGTCCCGACCGTCGAGGACGAGGACCTGACCGTCTCCGACGAGTACCGGATCATCCTCGACACGCTGCGCCGCTCGCTGACCGCGGACCCGCAGCGCTGGACCAAGGTCGCCTCGGACATCCGCGGCGTCACCGAGGAGACCACCACCGGCGTCCACCGGCTCTACCAGCTGGCGGAGCAGGGTGCGCTGCTGTTCCCGGCGATCAACGTCAACGACTCGGTCACCAAGAGCAAGTTCGACAACGTCTACGGCATCCGGCACTCGCTGGTCGACGGCCTCAACCGCGCCACCGACGTCCTGATCGGCGGCAAGGTCGCGCTGGTCTGCGGCTTCGGCGACGTGGGCAAGGGCTCGGCGGCCGCGCTGGCCGGCCAGGGCGCGCGGGTGATCGTGTCCGAGGTGGACCCGATCTGCGCGCTGCAGGCGCTGCTGCAGGGCTTCCAGGTCGCGACGCTGGAGTCGACGATCGAGAAGGCCGACATCATCGTCACGACCACCGGCAACAAGGACATCATCACCACCGATGCCATGAAGCGGATGAAGCACCAGGCGATCGTGGCCAACGTCGGTCACTTCGACAACGAGATCGACGTGGCCGGCCTGGGCCGGATCCCCGGCATCATCAAGATCAACATCAAGCCGCAGGTGGACGAGTGGGTGTTCCCGGACGGGCACTCGATCATCCTGCTGTCCGAGGGCCGCCTGATGAACCTGGGCAACGCCACCGGCCACCCGTCGTTCGTGATGAGCAACAGCTTCGCCAACCAGGTCATCGCGCAGGTGGAGCTGTTCACGAAGTTCGAGGAGTACAACAAGGACGTCTACCGGCTGCCCAAGCACCTGGACGAGAAGGTCGCGAAGATCCACGTCCTGGCGCTGGGCGGGGAGCTGACGAAGCTGTCGAAGGACCAGGCCGAGTACATCGGCGTGGACGTCGAGGGCCCGTTCAAGCCGGAGCACTACCGCTACTGA
- the mtrB gene encoding MtrAB system histidine kinase MtrB: protein MSPGRLRRGLAQARQFGGEVAEASGAVWRRSLQLRVVISTLALSTAVVLVLGLVLQTQIAQRLVQGKEADTLLRFEAGVSLLERDLSGVDPDREGAEGELNNALAQLTSADSDGEATAAGEFRAVLTTGRRDGGEEISAGPVDDVPAELRRDVGEDSTLARQYATITQNGVAVPTLVVGQPVRTAGPRGLEFYMLFPLDSEQRTLGLVQSTLIVAGLLLLLLLAGIVSIVTRLVVRPVREAAEIAERFADGHLDERMRVQGDDEVARLGESYNEMAQSIQSQIQQLEEFGALQRRFTSDVSHELRTPLTTVRMAADVLYASREELLPALRRSSELLVTELDRFEALLADLLEISRLDAGVADLVAENVDVRSVVLRAVEAVRGIADETGTELDLDLPEGILAEIDNRRVERIVRNLVANAVDHGEGRPVRVQLAADDRAVAVLVRDQGVGLRPGEAGLVFNRFWRAEESRARRSGGSGLGLSISVEDARLHGGWLQAWGEVGRGAAFRLTLPRVAGGVLVDSPLPLGPDESTPPAPMTSVPTPARGMPLVEPAVQWLPGDDVDEPDDDRGDGARPAADLAGEQR from the coding sequence GTGAGCCCCGGCCGCCTCCGCCGCGGCCTGGCCCAGGCGCGCCAGTTCGGGGGCGAGGTCGCCGAGGCCTCGGGTGCGGTCTGGCGGCGCTCGCTGCAGCTGCGGGTGGTGATCAGCACCCTCGCCCTGTCGACGGCGGTCGTGCTCGTGCTCGGCCTGGTGCTGCAGACGCAGATCGCGCAGCGCCTGGTGCAGGGCAAGGAGGCCGACACGCTGCTGCGCTTCGAGGCCGGCGTCTCGCTGCTGGAGCGCGACCTGTCCGGCGTCGACCCCGACCGCGAAGGTGCCGAGGGCGAACTCAACAACGCCCTCGCGCAGCTGACCAGCGCCGACTCCGACGGCGAGGCCACCGCGGCGGGGGAGTTCCGGGCCGTGCTCACCACCGGGCGGCGCGACGGGGGCGAGGAGATCTCCGCCGGTCCCGTCGACGACGTGCCGGCCGAGCTGCGCCGTGACGTCGGCGAGGACAGCACGCTGGCCCGCCAGTACGCGACGATCACGCAGAACGGCGTGGCCGTGCCGACGCTCGTCGTCGGGCAGCCGGTGCGCACCGCCGGCCCGCGCGGGCTCGAGTTCTACATGCTGTTCCCGCTCGACTCCGAGCAGCGCACGCTCGGGCTGGTCCAGAGCACGCTCATCGTCGCCGGGCTGCTGCTGCTCCTGCTGCTCGCGGGCATCGTCAGCATCGTCACGCGGCTGGTCGTGCGCCCGGTCCGCGAGGCCGCGGAGATCGCCGAGCGCTTCGCCGACGGCCACCTCGACGAGCGCATGCGCGTGCAGGGCGACGACGAGGTCGCGCGGCTGGGCGAGTCGTACAACGAGATGGCGCAGAGCATCCAGAGCCAGATCCAGCAGCTCGAGGAGTTCGGGGCGCTGCAGCGGCGCTTCACCTCCGACGTCAGCCACGAGCTGCGCACCCCGCTGACGACGGTCCGGATGGCCGCCGACGTCCTCTACGCCTCCCGCGAGGAGCTGCTCCCGGCGCTGCGGCGCAGCTCGGAGCTGCTGGTCACCGAGCTCGACCGGTTCGAGGCGCTGCTCGCCGACCTGCTGGAGATCAGCCGGCTCGACGCGGGCGTCGCCGACCTGGTGGCCGAGAACGTCGACGTGCGGTCGGTCGTGCTGCGCGCCGTCGAGGCCGTCCGGGGCATCGCCGACGAGACCGGCACCGAGCTCGACCTCGACCTGCCCGAGGGCATCCTCGCCGAGATTGACAACCGGCGCGTCGAGCGGATCGTGCGCAACCTCGTCGCCAACGCCGTCGACCACGGCGAGGGCCGACCGGTGCGGGTGCAGCTGGCCGCCGACGACCGAGCGGTGGCGGTGCTGGTCCGCGACCAGGGCGTCGGCCTGCGACCGGGCGAGGCCGGGCTGGTGTTCAACCGGTTCTGGCGCGCCGAGGAGAGCCGCGCCCGGCGCAGCGGCGGCAGCGGGCTCGGGCTCTCGATCAGCGTCGAGGACGCCCGGCTGCACGGCGGCTGGCTGCAGGCGTGGGGCGAGGTCGGCCGGGGCGCGGCGTTCCGGCTGACGCTCCCGCGCGTCGCCGGCGGCGTGCTCGTCGACAGCCCGCTCCCGCTCGGCCCCGACGAGAGCACCCCGCCCGCGCCGATGACGTCGGTGCCCACGCCGGCGCGCGGGATGCCGCTCGTCGAGCCGGCCGTGCAGTGGCTGCCCGGCGACGACGTCGACGAGCCCGACGACGACCGCGGAGACGGAGCCCGACCCGCGGCCGACCTGGCGGGGGAGCAGCGGTGA
- a CDS encoding dTMP kinase: protein MGALVVVEGLDGAGKRTLTDALSTALAARGARVARTAFPRYDDDVHAELVRDALYGRLGDLSGSVHGMTLLFALDRRAAGPLLRADLEAHDVVLVDRYAASAAAYGAARLHQDAAGEFVEWVRELEFGRFGIPVPDHHLLLAVPHAVAADRAAHRERTEAGRERDTYESDGGLQERTGAVYAGLAAASWVAPWTVLDGVAGVDADALAARLLGEEPVSARPAHG from the coding sequence GTGGGAGCACTGGTCGTCGTCGAGGGCCTCGACGGGGCGGGCAAGCGGACACTGACCGACGCCCTCTCCACCGCCCTGGCCGCCCGCGGCGCCCGCGTGGCCCGCACGGCCTTCCCCCGCTACGACGACGACGTGCACGCCGAGCTGGTGCGCGACGCCCTCTACGGCCGCCTCGGCGACCTCTCGGGCTCCGTCCACGGCATGACGCTGCTCTTCGCGCTCGACCGCCGGGCGGCGGGGCCGCTGCTGCGGGCCGACCTCGAGGCCCACGACGTCGTCCTCGTCGACCGCTACGCCGCCTCCGCCGCGGCGTACGGGGCGGCGCGGCTGCACCAGGACGCGGCGGGGGAGTTCGTGGAGTGGGTGCGGGAGCTGGAGTTCGGGCGGTTCGGGATCCCGGTGCCCGACCACCACCTGCTGCTGGCCGTGCCCCACGCCGTGGCCGCCGACCGCGCCGCGCACCGCGAGCGCACCGAGGCCGGGCGCGAGCGCGACACCTACGAGTCCGACGGCGGGCTCCAGGAGCGCACGGGCGCGGTCTACGCGGGGCTCGCGGCGGCGTCGTGGGTGGCGCCGTGGACGGTGCTGGACGGGGTGGCGGGCGTCGACGCGGACGCCCTCGCGGCCCGGCTGCTGGGCGAGGAGCCGGTCTCTGCGCGGCCCGCGCACGGGTAG
- a CDS encoding class F sortase, with protein sequence MSRVAALVLLVLALVAGCAAGPAPASGTPAPAAARPAAGPVALDIPALGVRTPLLSLGLQPDGTVEVPPLDDVGVAGWYRHSPVPGEVGPAVLLGHVDSARDGPGVFAGLTRLRPGDAVTVVRGDGSTEAFRVDRVESFAKDAFPTQQVYGDLDHPGLRLITCGGTFDEERRSYRDNVVVFASGAP encoded by the coding sequence ATGAGCCGCGTCGCGGCCCTGGTGCTCCTGGTCCTCGCGCTCGTCGCCGGGTGCGCCGCCGGGCCGGCGCCCGCGTCGGGGACCCCGGCGCCCGCCGCCGCACGACCGGCCGCCGGCCCGGTGGCGCTCGACATCCCGGCCCTGGGCGTGCGGACCCCCCTCCTGTCGCTGGGGCTGCAGCCCGACGGCACGGTCGAGGTGCCGCCGCTCGACGACGTCGGCGTGGCGGGCTGGTACCGGCACTCCCCCGTCCCCGGCGAGGTGGGTCCGGCGGTGCTGCTCGGGCACGTCGACTCCGCCCGCGACGGCCCGGGCGTCTTCGCCGGGCTCACGCGGCTGCGGCCCGGCGACGCCGTGACGGTCGTCCGGGGCGACGGGTCGACCGAGGCGTTCCGCGTCGACCGGGTGGAGTCGTTCGCCAAGGACGCGTTCCCGACGCAGCAGGTCTACGGCGACCTCGACCACCCCGGCCTGCGCCTGATCACCTGCGGCGGCACCTTCGACGAGGAGCGGCGCAGCTACCGCGACAATGTCGTCGTGTTCGCCTCCGGAGCGCCGTGA
- a CDS encoding RNA polymerase sigma factor, whose amino-acid sequence MNSGDRAAFEAFVLAHGPGLVAFARRLTLDHHRAEDVVQDVLARMAPTWPPDARDPLAYVHTAVLRQFLSWRRRFSSRERPGPDVGADVGAHGGFADDVVERHRVHRALAALPPAQRAVLVLRYHHDRADAEIAALMGCRESTVRSHARRGIAALRAAGLLDPTSEETLR is encoded by the coding sequence GTGAACAGCGGGGACCGGGCCGCCTTCGAGGCGTTCGTGCTGGCCCACGGCCCGGGGCTCGTCGCGTTCGCGCGGCGGCTCACCCTCGACCACCACCGCGCCGAGGACGTCGTGCAGGACGTCCTCGCACGGATGGCACCGACCTGGCCGCCCGACGCGCGCGACCCGCTGGCCTACGTGCACACCGCGGTGCTGCGCCAGTTCCTGTCCTGGCGGCGCCGGTTCTCCTCGCGGGAGCGCCCCGGACCCGACGTCGGCGCCGACGTCGGCGCGCACGGCGGCTTCGCCGACGACGTCGTCGAGCGCCACCGCGTGCACCGCGCGCTCGCCGCGCTCCCGCCCGCCCAGCGCGCGGTACTGGTGCTGCGCTACCACCACGACCGGGCCGACGCCGAGATCGCCGCGCTCATGGGCTGCCGCGAGTCGACCGTGCGCTCGCACGCCCGCCGCGGGATCGCCGCGCTGCGGGCCGCGGGCCTGCTCGACCCCACCAGCGAGGAGACGCTGCGATGA
- a CDS encoding NUDIX hydrolase, which yields MLLLRGDGDGWTHCDQGHRHWGLFGAAGLLLRHDDQVLLQHRAHWSHHGGTWGILGGARNRGESAQDAALREASEEAGLDPAAVTTLGEFVDDHGGWTYTTVVARTAEPLLLTALTAETLEVRWVPAEGLGGLPLHPGFAATWDVVRTMAA from the coding sequence GTGCTCCTCCTCCGCGGTGACGGTGACGGCTGGACCCACTGCGACCAGGGCCACCGCCACTGGGGCCTGTTCGGCGCCGCCGGCCTGCTCCTGCGCCACGACGACCAGGTCCTGCTGCAGCACCGCGCCCACTGGAGCCACCACGGCGGCACCTGGGGCATCCTCGGCGGCGCCCGCAACCGCGGGGAGAGCGCGCAGGACGCGGCGCTGCGGGAGGCGTCGGAGGAGGCCGGGCTCGACCCGGCGGCGGTCACGACGCTGGGGGAGTTCGTCGACGACCACGGCGGCTGGACCTACACCACCGTCGTCGCCCGCACCGCCGAACCGCTCCTGCTCACCGCCCTGACGGCCGAGACCCTGGAGGTGCGGTGGGTGCCGGCCGAGGGCCTGGGCGGCCTGCCCCTGCACCCCGGCTTCGCCGCGACGTGGGACGTGGTGCGGACGATGGCGGCGTGA